Proteins encoded together in one Ciona intestinalis chromosome 3, KH, whole genome shotgun sequence window:
- the LOC100179531 gene encoding phospholipid scramblase 2-like isoform X1, with protein sequence MEAQGKMQQPFSGQALPGQPQPAVWMQAPQSIPGCPPGLEYLTQLDQLLVHQKVELFEVLTNIETQNRFVVKNALGQQCYYAYEESDFCMRVCCGPHRGFMMHIVDNAGNEVIRMNREFKCCAGCCWCANSDCCSYSINVESPVGTPLGTIRQSQSCWVPMYEILDANEQKVFDIEGPCCVCPGPCCTCDFPFEIKSNSVSIGSVTKQYSGFAKEMVTNATNFSVTFPKDLDVKMKAVLLGATFLIDMMFFEQNQN encoded by the exons ATGGAAGCACAAGGAAAA aTGCAGCAGCCCTTTTCTGGTCAAGCATTACCAGGGCAACCGCAACCAGCAGTATGGATGCAAGCGCCTCAAAGTATACCTGGGTGCCCACCTGGTTTGGAATATCTGACACAGCTTGACCAATTGCTCGTTCACCAAAAAGTTGAGCTTTTTGAAG tGCTGACCAATATTGAGACGCAGAACCGATTCGTGGTAAAAAATGCATTGGGACAGCAGTGCTACTACGCGTACGAAG AATCTGACTTCTGTATGCGCGTATGCTGCGGCCCACACCGTGGATTCATGATGCATATTGTAGACAACGCAGGCAAT GAAGTTATTCGGATGAACCGTGAGTTTAAATGTTGTGCTGGATGTTGTTGGTGCGCAAACTCTGATTGCTGTTCATACAGCATTAACGTTGAGTCACCTGTTGGTACACCGTTGGGAACCATAAGACAATC ACAATCGTGCTGGGTTCCTATGTATGAGATCCTTGACGCAAACGAGCAAAAAGTTTTTGATATTGAGGGCCCATGCTGTGTGTGTCCAGGCCCCTGCTGTACATGCGACTTCCCGTTTGAGATCAAATCCAACTCTGTCTCCATCGGCAGTGTAACTAAGCAGTACTCTGGCTTTGCAAAAGAAATGGTGACAAACGCAACGAACTTCTCAGTGACCT TTCCCAAAGACCTGGATGTAAAAATGAAGGCTGTCCTTCTCGGAGCAACATTCCTTatt GATATGATGTTCTTTGAACAAAACCAGAACTAG
- the LOC100179531 gene encoding phospholipid scramblase 2-like isoform X2 encodes MNIHPMQQPFSGQALPGQPQPAVWMQAPQSIPGCPPGLEYLTQLDQLLVHQKVELFEVLTNIETQNRFVVKNALGQQCYYAYEESDFCMRVCCGPHRGFMMHIVDNAGNEVIRMNREFKCCAGCCWCANSDCCSYSINVESPVGTPLGTIRQSQSCWVPMYEILDANEQKVFDIEGPCCVCPGPCCTCDFPFEIKSNSVSIGSVTKQYSGFAKEMVTNATNFSVTFPKDLDVKMKAVLLGATFLIDMMFFEQNQN; translated from the exons ATGAATATCCATCCA aTGCAGCAGCCCTTTTCTGGTCAAGCATTACCAGGGCAACCGCAACCAGCAGTATGGATGCAAGCGCCTCAAAGTATACCTGGGTGCCCACCTGGTTTGGAATATCTGACACAGCTTGACCAATTGCTCGTTCACCAAAAAGTTGAGCTTTTTGAAG tGCTGACCAATATTGAGACGCAGAACCGATTCGTGGTAAAAAATGCATTGGGACAGCAGTGCTACTACGCGTACGAAG AATCTGACTTCTGTATGCGCGTATGCTGCGGCCCACACCGTGGATTCATGATGCATATTGTAGACAACGCAGGCAAT GAAGTTATTCGGATGAACCGTGAGTTTAAATGTTGTGCTGGATGTTGTTGGTGCGCAAACTCTGATTGCTGTTCATACAGCATTAACGTTGAGTCACCTGTTGGTACACCGTTGGGAACCATAAGACAATC ACAATCGTGCTGGGTTCCTATGTATGAGATCCTTGACGCAAACGAGCAAAAAGTTTTTGATATTGAGGGCCCATGCTGTGTGTGTCCAGGCCCCTGCTGTACATGCGACTTCCCGTTTGAGATCAAATCCAACTCTGTCTCCATCGGCAGTGTAACTAAGCAGTACTCTGGCTTTGCAAAAGAAATGGTGACAAACGCAACGAACTTCTCAGTGACCT TTCCCAAAGACCTGGATGTAAAAATGAAGGCTGTCCTTCTCGGAGCAACATTCCTTatt GATATGATGTTCTTTGAACAAAACCAGAACTAG
- the LOC100185032 gene encoding phospholipid scramblase 1-like has product MAHTQQPSFGTIYDARPKTQWMEMPASVPGCPPGLEYLTQLDQVLIQQQVEIFEAMTDIETKNRYAIKNTLGQQCYFAKEESSLFQRLCCGTGRGFEIKVTNNAGQEVMRMRRKFKCCAGCCWCANSDTCAFYLEVESPTGTFIGGVRQSQSCWYPMYQVIDANERPVFNIDGPCCPCSGPCCTSDNDFLVTTSDGAVTQVGKITREYAGLMKEAFTDATNFAVTFPMDLDVRMKAVLMGATLLIDFMYYETDKNNDS; this is encoded by the exons ATGGCTCATACTCAA CAACCATCTTTCGGTACTATATACGATGCAAGGCCCAAAACTCAATGGATGGAAATGCCAGCTTCGGTTCCAGGTTGCCCACCTGGCCTTGAATATTTAACTCAGCTGGATCAAGTTTTGATTCAGCAACAAGTCGAAATATTTGAAG CAATGACGGACattgaaacaaagaacagaTACGCCATCAAGAATACTCTGGGGCAGCAGTGTTACTTTGCAAAAGAAG AGTCGAGTCTGTTTCAAAGGCTCTGTTGTGGAACCGGGCGTGGCtttgaaataaaagtaaccaacaacgCGGGTCAG GAAGTTATGAGAATGAGACGCAAGTTTAAATGTTGTGCAGGATGCTGCTGGTGCGCCAACAGCGACACATGCGCTTTCTATTTAGAAGTGGAATCACCAACTGGAACATTTATCGGCGGCGTGAGGCAATC gcAATCATGTTGGTACCCTATGTATCAAGTGATAGATGCTAACGAACGTCCGGTGTTTAATATTGATGGGCCATGTTGTCCGTGTTCTGGGCCATGCTGCACAAGCGACAACGATTTCTTGGTTACAACATCTGACGGTGCAGTCACACAAGTTGGTAAAATAACAAGAGAATACGCGGGCTTAATGAAAGAGGCTTTTACGGATGCTACTAACTTTGCTGTGACGT ttCCAATGGACCTTGATGTGAGAATGAAAGCTGTTCTTATGGGTGCAACGCTATTGATT GATTTCATGTATTACGAAACGGATAAGAATAACGATTCGTAA
- the LOC104265566 gene encoding kelch-like protein 40b isoform X1, with protein MDMSLQVSGSSSPETCTFKLSIKSYAEERPLEICNYEDVFQLKVKETVFHVHRQVLEAASGYFKGLCNSKNTTEGRNQEVKLNDVDVEVLKTLIHFMYTGNVKITEENVWGLLQWSDYFGIDGMKNNVVDFITNNITCENVTLFREQGVHYAVGLVTACDRFIGRNFSDPVFQSLSYDRVKEVLDIKLNSESEIEDCTAAIETWVNFCWETRKTYIPELIKFLTDNAFGAENLKYNTEEGRLKIEFKNVGDSRVTRVTKTLCGEPLPEWSNIEESQR; from the coding sequence ATGGACATGAGCCTACAGGTCTCCGGAAGTTCCAGTCCGGAGACCTGTACATTTAAATTGAGCATTAAATCATACGCAGAGGAACGACCTTTAGAAATCTGTAACTATGAGGATGTGTTTCAATTGAAAGTAAAAGAAACCGTATTCCATGTTCATCGTCAGGTGCTGGAAGCTGCTTCAGGTTATTTTAAAGGTCTTTGCAATAGTAAAAATACTACAGAAGGCAGGAATCAGGAGGTCAAATTAAATGATGTCGATGTGGAAGTCTTAAAGACTCTAATTCATTTTATGTACACTGGTAACGTGAAAATTACGGAAGAAAATGTCTGGGGTCTTCTGCAATGGTCGGATTACTTTGGTATAGATGGAATGAAAAATAATGTGGTTGACTTCATCACGAATAATATTACTTGTGAAAATGTCACATTATTTCGCGAGCAAGGGGTGCACTATGCTGTCGGTTTAGTAACCGCTTGTGACCGATTTATTGGCCGCAACTTCTCGGATCCAGTATTCCAATCCCTCAGCTATGATCGTGTAAAAGAAGTGTtagatataaaattaaacagcgAAAGTGAAATTGAGGATTGCACTGCAGCCATTGAAACTTGGGTAAACTTTTGTTGGGAAACAAGAAAAACTTATATTCCAGAGCTTATTAAATTTCTGACAGATAACGCTTTCGGAGCAGAGAACCTAAAGTATAATACAGAAGAAGGTCGACTTAAAAttgagtttaaaaatgttggtgATTCTCGTGTCACTCGTGTAACAAAAACATTGTGTGGTGAACCGCTGCCAGAATGGTCGAACATCGAGGAGTCGCAGCGATAA
- the LOC104265566 gene encoding kelch-like protein 24 isoform X2 produces MDMSLQVSGSSSPETCTFKLSIKSYAEERPLEICNYEDVFQLKVKETVFHVHRQVLEAASGYFKGLCNSKNTTEGRNQEVKLNDVDVEVLKTLIHFMYTGNVKITEENVWGLLQWSDYFDNAFGAENLKYNTEEGRLKIEFKNVGDSRVTRVTKTLCGEPLPEWSNIEESQR; encoded by the exons ATGGACATGAGCCTACAGGTCTCCGGAAGTTCCAGTCCGGAGACCTGTACATTTAAATTGAGCATTAAATCATACGCAGAGGAACGACCTTTAGAAATCTGTAACTATGAGGATGTGTTTCAATTGAAAGTAAAAGAAACCGTATTCCATGTTCATCGTCAGGTGCTGGAAGCTGCTTCAGGTTATTTTAAAGGTCTTTGCAATAGTAAAAATACTACAGAAGGCAGGAATCAGGAGGTCAAATTAAATGATGTCGATGTGGAAGTCTTAAAGACTCTAATTCATTTTATGTACACTGGTAACGTGAAAATTACGGAAGAAAATGTCTGGGGTCTTCTGCAATGGTCGGATTACTTTG ATAACGCTTTCGGAGCAGAGAACCTAAAGTATAATACAGAAGAAGGTCGACTTAAAAttgagtttaaaaatgttggtgATTCTCGTGTCACTCGTGTAACAAAAACATTGTGTGGTGAACCGCTGCCAGAATGGTCGAACATCGAGGAGTCGCAGCGATAA